Within Thermodesulfobacteriota bacterium, the genomic segment TCTGATCGGACCTTCCGTATGGGCCTACGCGACCTACGAGTTGGTCTTCCAGGCCAACACCCTCTTCCACCACAGCAACCTGCGGCTCCCCATCGGTCTCGAGCGCCCGCTCAATCGGGTTCTGGTCACCCCGCGGATGCACGGCATCCACCACTCGCAGGTGTGGAAGGAGACCAACTCCAACTACTCATCCGTCTTCCCCTGGTGGGACCGCCTGCACCGGACCCTGAGGCTCAACGTCCCCCAGGCCGAAGTCGCCATCGGCATCCCGGCCTACTCTGCCGCCGAGGACAACGGCCTGTTGAGCACCCTGCTCACGCCGTTTCGGGAGCAGCGCCGCTACTGGCGGCGGCCGGACGGGACGATGGCGGTGAGGGAGCCGACCCCCAGGCACGAGGTCACCCGACTGGCGGAGTGACGGCGAGGGCGCCCTCCGCAAACGGGCCCATCCAGAAATCGGTCAGCTAGTCGCAGAGAGCCAGGACCCAACCGTTTCCGTGCCTTCGGCACCTGTGTCTCTTGAGAGGAGCGGACGCCATGGAAACTCTGCACCGGGCAGCCGCCGGTGATGCGGATGCCTTCCGGGATCTCGTCGCCCGCTACCGCCGGTTCGTCTACGCCCTGTGCTTGGCGGGGTCCAGGAATCCGAGCGACGCTGAGGACCTCACCCAGGAGGTCTTCCTGAGCATACACCGGGACCTCCCGAGCCTGCGGGAGCCCGGGAAGTTTCTGCCCTGGCTCCGTCAGGTGGCCAAGAACGCCTGCCGCCTCTGGTACCGGAGGCACGAGCCGGCGACGGCGCCCCTGGACGAAGCCCTGGGGGTGGAGGACCTGGCCGCTGGAGGCGCGGCGCGGCGGGCCGAGGTGCGAAGGATCATCGTCGATACACTGGCCGCCGTGTCGGAGCGCAGCCGCGAGGTGCTCGCCCTCCACTACCTGGGGGGCTGCTCCGAGGCCGAGATCGCCGAAGCGCTGGGCCTGCGCCGGACGACGGTGAAGAGCCGGCTCCACGAGGGGAGGGCACAAGCCAGGCGGGCACTGGAGCCGCTCGTGAGGGAGCTTCTCCTGTTGGACACCCGATCGGGCGAGGCGGTCGAGGAGATCGTGCAGCGCTGCGGCAGCCCGGGCTGCGGTTGCCCGGAGACCCTGACGGAAGGGAGGTGAGGACGATGAAGCGTTGCGCTTGTGGATGCATGGAACCGGGAAAGGACGCCAAGGCCGCGCAGGAGCGCGAGACCCCGGAGCCCCGGGACGACCGGAAGGCCCAGGGCGAAGGGCGGGAGCAGGGGTCATCGAAAGCCGGGGAGCGGTAACCGCGCCCCACGAAAGACCGGCCGGCCACGGGTTCGCCGGTGGCCGGCCGGCTCCCCGATTCCTGGAGGAATGGATCAGACCGCGGTCGAGATCGAACCCCTGCTGCAACAACTCCTCCTGCTCCCTGGGGGAGAAACAGTCCGGGTCAGGGCACGAGTCGCGACCAGGTGGCGTAGCAGGCATCGCCGATGCGGTGCAGGTTCGCAAGATGCTCTCGGGCGCCGGCCAAGACCTCCGCACCCGACACACCCGCCTCGCCGAGCTCGCCTGAGAAGTGGGTCACCCAATCCTGCACGATCGGTTTGGTGACCTCCATGTGGAAGAGCAGTCCGTAGGCCGAGGTTCCGTAGCGGAAGGATTGCGTCTCGGTGAGCTCCGAGCGGGCGAGCCGCATGGCTCCGTGGGGCAGGTCGAAGACGTCTCCATGCCAGTGCAGGGCCGCGAACACATCCGGTGCCTCCGCCCACAGCGGGTCGGCGCGGCCCTCCGGGGTGAGGATCACCTCGTGCCACCCGAGCTCCTTACGGGGGCCCGGGCGCACCCGGGCCCCCAGGGCTGCGGCGAGGAGCTGGCTCCCCAGGCAGGTGCCGAGGATCGGCCGCTCGCGGCGCAGGGCGTCCTCGATCAAGCGCAGTTCCTCCCGCAGGAACGGGTGCTCGGCTTCCTCGTAGACCCCCATGGGGCCGCCCATGACCACGAGCGCCCCGGCGTCCCCCATCTCCCGCGGCACCGCCTCCCCGGCGTACACCCGAATCGGCGTCAGCTCGACGCCGCGGCCCGCCAAGGCCTCGGAGATCCGCCCCGGGGGCTCCCACTCGATGTGCTGGATCACGTAGACCCGACTTGCCGGTTCACCCATGGAAGGACTCCCTCATCGCGCCCAACTCCGTGCCTTTGTCCGAGCGGAGGACCATAGCCCGAACAGGGGGCGTCGCTAGCCCGTCATCAGCCCCGCGGGCGGTGGTTGCCCCCGCCTCCCGGCTGGGGGCCTCGACTTTGAACCCGGCCGAAGGGGGTGCGCCGCTCGGCTCACGGCCCAAACCGCTTCTTCCACCACGCCAGATACGCCTCGTCCGTCTCAGGAACGGCGCGGGGCTCGGGGGCAGGTTCCACCGCGAACCCCCGCGGATCGCCCCGCGTCAGCACCAGGTAGGCGTTCACCACCTGCGTGAAGTCCCCCGCCACGGAAGTAACGTCCGGGTGGCGCAGTC encodes:
- a CDS encoding gamma-glutamyl-gamma-aminobutyrate hydrolase family protein (Members of this family of hydrolases with an active site Cys residue belong to MEROPS family C26.) — encoded protein: MGEPASRVYVIQHIEWEPPGRISEALAGRGVELTPIRVYAGEAVPREMGDAGALVVMGGPMGVYEEAEHPFLREELRLIEDALRRERPILGTCLGSQLLAAALGARVRPGPRKELGWHEVILTPEGRADPLWAEAPDVFAALHWHGDVFDLPHGAMRLARSELTETQSFRYGTSAYGLLFHMEVTKPIVQDWVTHFSGELGEAGVSGAEVLAGAREHLANLHRIGDACYATWSRLVP
- a CDS encoding DnaJ domain-containing protein, which translates into the protein MDERFLTPYAEIRELRAKARRVLGVGEDAGPEQIKQAFRTLARLRHPDVTSVAGDFTQVVNAYLVLTRGDPRGFAVEPAPEPRAVPETDEAYLAWWKKRFGP
- a CDS encoding sigma-70 family RNA polymerase sigma factor; protein product: METLHRAAAGDADAFRDLVARYRRFVYALCLAGSRNPSDAEDLTQEVFLSIHRDLPSLREPGKFLPWLRQVAKNACRLWYRRHEPATAPLDEALGVEDLAAGGAARRAEVRRIIVDTLAAVSERSREVLALHYLGGCSEAEIAEALGLRRTTVKSRLHEGRAQARRALEPLVRELLLLDTRSGEAVEEIVQRCGSPGCGCPETLTEGR